In one Chryseobacterium camelliae genomic region, the following are encoded:
- a CDS encoding aldo/keto reductase: MKFRKLGNTGEQLSAIGLGCMGMSFAYGPTDEQESINTLHKALDLGVNFWDTADMYANGENEKLISKVLVPNRDKIFIATKFGFRFKDGKASHSGAPGTYFDGSPEWIRKAVDLSLQRLKIDEIDLYYAHRVDPNIPVEETVGAMAELVKAGKVKYLGLSEASAESIRKANKIHPITALQSEYSLLTKDVKKEILPTIRELGITLVPYSPLARGLFSNINEVQNFGDEDFRKSLPRYQEKYLENNRNLAKEINDFAASKGVKGTQLALAWVLNKGEDIIPIPGTKRIKYLEENIEATHIELSQSDLETIDSILQKYPNIGERYSEGSMKLVNN; the protein is encoded by the coding sequence ATGAAATTTAGAAAATTAGGAAACACAGGAGAGCAGTTATCTGCCATTGGTTTGGGATGTATGGGAATGAGCTTTGCGTACGGACCGACAGACGAACAGGAAAGTATTAATACGTTGCATAAAGCGCTGGACTTGGGAGTCAACTTCTGGGATACGGCAGATATGTATGCCAACGGAGAAAATGAAAAACTGATCTCAAAGGTTTTGGTTCCGAACCGTGATAAGATTTTTATCGCTACGAAATTCGGATTCAGATTTAAAGATGGAAAAGCAAGTCACAGCGGTGCTCCCGGAACCTATTTCGACGGTTCTCCGGAATGGATCAGAAAAGCAGTTGATTTGAGTCTTCAGAGATTGAAAATTGATGAAATCGATTTGTATTACGCTCACAGAGTGGATCCGAACATTCCTGTTGAGGAAACAGTAGGAGCGATGGCAGAGCTGGTAAAAGCAGGAAAAGTAAAATATTTGGGATTGTCGGAAGCTTCAGCAGAATCTATTAGAAAAGCAAATAAAATTCACCCGATTACCGCTTTGCAATCAGAATATTCACTTTTAACAAAAGACGTGAAAAAGGAAATATTACCGACGATTAGAGAACTGGGAATTACTTTGGTTCCGTATTCTCCTTTGGCGAGAGGTCTTTTCTCCAATATCAATGAGGTTCAGAATTTTGGCGATGAGGATTTCAGAAAATCATTGCCTCGCTATCAGGAAAAATATCTTGAAAATAACAGAAATCTGGCGAAGGAAATCAATGATTTTGCAGCTTCAAAGGGTGTTAAGGGAACTCAGTTAGCTTTGGCCTGGGTATTAAATAAGGGTGAAGATATTATTCCGATTCCGGGAACAAAACGGATCAAATATTTAGAAGAGAATATCGAGGCGACCCATATCGAGCTTTCTCAATCAGATTTGGAAACGATCGATTCTATCTTACAAAAATATCCGAACATCGGTGAAAGATACAGTGAAGGTTCCATGAAATTAGTAAACAATTAA
- a CDS encoding helix-turn-helix domain-containing protein, whose protein sequence is MESRETVKGFYERNAQNQGLQCIKTPGVGHFNVFSRENCSSITPYSRRDYYKISLIIGKGKLHYADKWIYVDQPALLFSNPVIPYSWEADDEDQKGFFCLFTDQFLQDGNRLGILQESPLFRIGGTPVFFIDEEQQRTASDIFIKMMTEIQSDYLHKYDMLRAYLHLLVHETMKIHPAENFEPYQNASQRVASLFMELLERQFPIDSPERFLKLKSPVDYAESLSIHVNSLNRSVKEITGRTTSQQIASRIIQEASALLKHTDWNISEIAYGLGFEEPAYFTNYFKKQTGMTPNAVRTAAV, encoded by the coding sequence ATGGAATCCAGAGAAACAGTAAAAGGTTTTTATGAGCGCAATGCTCAGAATCAAGGTTTGCAATGTATCAAAACTCCCGGAGTAGGTCATTTTAATGTGTTTTCACGAGAAAACTGTTCATCCATTACTCCATACAGCAGGAGAGATTACTATAAAATATCCTTAATTATTGGAAAAGGAAAGCTGCATTATGCAGATAAATGGATTTATGTAGATCAACCTGCATTGTTGTTTTCGAACCCTGTGATTCCTTATTCTTGGGAAGCCGATGATGAAGATCAAAAAGGATTTTTCTGTCTTTTTACCGACCAGTTTCTGCAGGACGGGAACCGCTTGGGAATCCTTCAGGAATCACCGCTTTTCAGAATTGGAGGAACTCCGGTTTTCTTTATTGATGAAGAACAGCAAAGAACAGCTTCCGATATTTTCATTAAAATGATGACCGAGATTCAGTCAGATTATTTGCATAAATACGATATGTTGCGGGCTTACCTTCACCTTCTGGTTCATGAAACCATGAAAATACATCCTGCAGAAAACTTTGAGCCTTATCAGAATGCTTCACAGAGAGTGGCTTCATTATTTATGGAATTGCTTGAAAGACAATTTCCTATTGACAGTCCGGAAAGATTTTTAAAATTGAAAAGCCCGGTTGATTATGCGGAAAGTTTATCCATTCATGTCAATTCGCTTAACCGTTCCGTAAAAGAGATCACAGGAAGAACCACGAGCCAGCAAATTGCTTCAAGAATTATTCAGGAAGCCAGTGCGTTACTGAAACACACCGACTGGAATATCTCTGAGATTGCCTACGGATTAGGTTTTGAAGAACCTGCCTATTTTACCAATTATTTTAAAAAGCAAACAGGAATGACACCTAACGCGGTGAGAACTGCTGCTGTTTGA
- a CDS encoding GNAT family N-acetyltransferase — MENIKFEVSPYQDELQILIDGKKAGYMSIEIDGRLLIVYYTKLDEEIEGKGYAKMLLDELVRYAEEKDLLVDPECDFVRQQFENHPARYKDIWHA; from the coding sequence ATGGAAAATATAAAATTTGAAGTATCTCCATATCAAGATGAGTTGCAGATATTAATTGATGGAAAAAAAGCAGGTTATATGTCTATAGAAATTGACGGAAGGCTTCTTATCGTATATTATACCAAGCTTGATGAGGAAATTGAAGGAAAAGGATATGCCAAAATGCTTTTAGATGAACTGGTACGCTATGCCGAAGAGAAAGATCTGCTGGTAGATCCTGAATGTGATTTTGTAAGACAGCAGTTTGAAAATCACCCGGCAAGATATAAAGATATTTGGCATGCTTAA
- a CDS encoding MBL fold metallo-hydrolase, whose protein sequence is MMYIILTIAALIVLLYFVITGQQAFGAEAKGERLKRMQESKYFKDQQFQNLSNTPSLAEGHSMPKVLYDFFFKKKDPLLKPSENLPSIHTDLKTLPKEQDVFIWMGHSSYYIQTDGVSFLIDPVLSSYGSPFKFFNKAFAGADIFKPEDIPNIDYLVITHDHYDHLDYPTVKAIKDKVGKVILPLGVGAHLERWGYQPEQLIEEEWGSETVLKNHFKITFTPARHFSGRKVKRNVTLWTSYVLETPTKKIFLGGDSGYDTHFKMIGEKFGPFDYAILENGQYNEAWKYIHALPEDVIQASIDVRAKKIIPVHSAKFALALHPWNEPLQKVVDLGKEKNLNILTPMIGEPVDLNEETHQFKIWWKD, encoded by the coding sequence ATGATGTATATAATTCTTACCATAGCTGCTTTAATCGTCTTATTGTATTTTGTAATTACCGGTCAGCAGGCTTTCGGAGCAGAAGCAAAAGGGGAGCGTTTAAAAAGAATGCAGGAGTCAAAGTATTTTAAAGATCAACAGTTTCAGAATCTAAGCAATACGCCATCATTGGCAGAAGGGCATTCGATGCCAAAAGTACTGTATGATTTCTTTTTCAAGAAAAAAGATCCTTTGTTGAAACCTTCAGAAAACCTTCCTTCAATTCATACAGATCTGAAAACCTTGCCAAAAGAGCAGGATGTTTTTATCTGGATGGGGCATTCATCGTATTATATTCAGACCGATGGAGTTTCGTTTCTGATTGATCCTGTGCTGAGTTCATATGGTTCCCCTTTTAAATTTTTCAATAAAGCATTTGCCGGAGCAGATATTTTTAAGCCGGAAGATATCCCAAATATCGATTATTTGGTAATCACACACGATCACTATGATCATCTGGATTATCCGACAGTAAAAGCGATTAAAGATAAAGTAGGAAAAGTCATTTTGCCTCTTGGTGTCGGTGCTCATTTGGAGAGATGGGGCTATCAACCTGAGCAATTGATTGAAGAAGAGTGGGGAAGTGAGACGGTTTTAAAGAACCATTTTAAAATTACTTTTACTCCGGCAAGACATTTCTCAGGCAGAAAGGTAAAAAGAAATGTTACGCTTTGGACTTCTTATGTGCTGGAAACGCCTACCAAAAAAATATTTTTAGGCGGTGACAGCGGTTATGATACACATTTTAAAATGATCGGAGAGAAGTTTGGTCCCTTCGATTATGCCATTCTGGAGAACGGTCAGTATAATGAAGCCTGGAAATACATACATGCATTACCGGAAGATGTGATTCAGGCAAGTATAGATGTAAGAGCGAAGAAGATTATTCCTGTACATTCCGCAAAATTTGCATTGGCACTTCATCCATGGAATGAGCCTTTACAGAAAGTAGTAGATCTGGGAAAAGAAAAAAATCTAAATATTTTAACTCCTATGATTGGTGAACCCGTTGATTTAAATGAGGAAACCCATCAGTTTAAGATTTGGTGGAAAGATTAA
- a CDS encoding S41 family peptidase, with the protein MSCSSVKKYNEQRTSCIPAEKLKEDVDYAHAKIKEMHPKLYWYISKDQLDYKFDSLKQTIDQSLTPLEFYFKLQPVIASIKEGHLSLRIPIKKFTKKEIKSLYNKKGMFSRFEYYVDGEHLYIVENKDSIENIKPGTEILKINNIPVAYYLKKYKKLISSDGYNTTFQPYFLKDIFFNFYSAEFGFNDTAKIETLYNKQVKVYTLKRTEKSKADLEKDKEQKKKTLEKKVNDYVAFNNSYNRSFKFLAPDSSIAYIKVKSFSRSYSEKFYKDAFAKIKNAKSKYLIIDIRNNYGGSLDEINNLYSYLAPEPFTLIKRSQLTSKTSPLKTNYFRKSNAWQYAYKSLIYPTYVFSQTFNTYKKDNIVYYKMKADRETKPQKDAFHGKVFVLINGGSFSASSVLTAKLKNDKLATLVGEETGGANDGTIAGFYSYQKLPNSKISLPIGLVLVQPNISFTNTERGVLPDVTVTENIQDILNKKDRHMEWVMKEIGNEKNGK; encoded by the coding sequence ATGTCCTGTTCATCTGTCAAAAAATATAATGAACAGAGAACTTCATGCATACCTGCCGAGAAATTAAAAGAAGATGTAGACTACGCTCATGCCAAAATCAAGGAGATGCATCCGAAACTGTATTGGTATATTTCAAAAGATCAGCTGGACTATAAATTTGACAGCCTTAAGCAGACTATAGATCAATCGCTTACCCCATTGGAGTTTTATTTTAAATTACAACCCGTAATTGCCAGTATAAAGGAAGGACATCTTTCTTTGAGAATTCCGATAAAAAAATTCACCAAAAAAGAGATCAAATCTTTATATAATAAAAAGGGGATGTTCAGCAGGTTCGAATATTATGTAGATGGAGAACATTTATATATTGTAGAGAATAAAGACTCCATAGAAAATATAAAACCCGGAACTGAAATTTTGAAAATAAATAATATTCCGGTGGCATACTATCTAAAGAAATATAAAAAACTGATCAGCAGTGACGGGTATAACACGACGTTTCAACCTTACTTTTTAAAAGACATCTTTTTTAATTTTTACAGTGCCGAATTTGGTTTTAATGATACTGCAAAAATTGAAACTCTGTATAATAAGCAAGTCAAAGTTTATACCCTTAAAAGAACTGAGAAATCTAAAGCTGATCTCGAAAAAGATAAAGAACAAAAAAAGAAAACTTTAGAAAAAAAAGTAAATGATTATGTTGCTTTTAATAACTCTTACAACCGTTCGTTCAAGTTTTTAGCTCCAGACAGCAGCATTGCCTATATTAAAGTGAAAAGCTTTTCGAGAAGTTATTCTGAAAAGTTTTACAAAGATGCCTTTGCCAAAATTAAAAATGCTAAATCGAAATATCTCATTATAGATATCCGCAATAACTATGGCGGATCTCTGGATGAAATCAACAACCTGTATTCATACCTGGCTCCGGAACCGTTTACTTTAATCAAACGCTCTCAGCTTACGTCAAAAACAAGCCCTTTAAAAACCAATTATTTCAGGAAAAGTAATGCTTGGCAATATGCGTATAAAAGCCTGATCTATCCTACCTATGTTTTCAGCCAAACTTTCAACACTTATAAAAAAGACAATATTGTATATTATAAAATGAAAGCAGACCGGGAAACAAAACCTCAAAAAGATGCTTTTCACGGAAAAGTTTTTGTTTTGATCAACGGAGGAAGTTTTTCGGCATCATCAGTACTAACGGCTAAACTTAAAAATGATAAACTTGCCACTTTAGTTGGAGAAGAAACAGGAGGAGCCAACGACGGTACTATTGCCGGATTTTACTCTTATCAAAAGCTTCCCAATTCAAAAATAAGCTTACCCATCGGATTGGTTCTGGTACAGCCCAATATTTCCTTTACCAATACTGAACGAGGAGTACTTCCCGACGTTACCGTTACAGAAAACATTCAGGATATTTTAAATAAAAAAGACCGACATATGGAATGGGTAATGAAGGAAATTGGCAATGAGAAAAATGGAAAATAA
- a CDS encoding YdcF family protein, giving the protein MINDKKTFKLFKIFASIIILWFIIHSLYITVDGFSDNGKNADLAVILGSKVNEDGTLSKRLEKRLESGIDLYKNHRIKKILVSGGLGKEGFYEGDKMKEFLIKKGIPDSLIIVDNHGDNTRATIINTLKMKPHLKFNSIIIVSQYFHVTRTKKLFEDQGFENVSSVSPNYFEFRDAYSILREFPAYYTQ; this is encoded by the coding sequence TTGATTAATGACAAAAAAACTTTTAAACTCTTCAAAATTTTCGCTTCTATAATTATTTTATGGTTCATTATCCATTCCCTATACATTACAGTCGACGGTTTTTCTGACAATGGTAAAAATGCTGATCTGGCCGTTATTTTAGGAAGTAAAGTTAATGAAGACGGAACTTTATCTAAAAGATTAGAAAAACGTCTGGAAAGTGGAATTGATTTATATAAAAACCATCGCATCAAGAAAATTTTAGTTAGCGGCGGATTGGGAAAAGAAGGATTTTATGAAGGTGATAAAATGAAAGAGTTTCTGATTAAAAAAGGTATTCCTGATTCTTTGATCATTGTTGATAATCATGGAGACAATACAAGAGCCACCATTATCAATACTCTAAAAATGAAACCACACCTAAAATTCAACAGTATCATTATTGTCTCTCAATACTTTCATGTGACACGAACAAAAAAATTATTTGAGGATCAAGGTTTTGAAAATGTAAGCAGTGTAAGTCCAAATTATTTTGAATTCAGAGATGCTTATTCGATTTTGAGGGAATTTCCTGCTTATTATACTCAATAA